A region of Shewanella psychromarinicola DNA encodes the following proteins:
- a CDS encoding EAL domain-containing protein encodes MPKILLLICVYFICSFGVTAIEADNTESNFDILLNHTNYGVADGLSQDTVTAIVEDKEGYVWVGTINGLNRFDGNEFKQFYAGDDAKSLPSSFIRNLLIDDNGVLLVGTDKGLVQFDKETESFSRNSISTQIGDQAIWSISKQDDKIFIGLNGKFVTYEESNNQYLIFEDDNLKEIKNILKFNGIFYIRNYEGSVFTNNTNTTKKIISKSNDIIIFKNNVIAATDQGIYIINEKIKKISKLKLIDLSIDYTNMNNVIGLYENKIFSLKKNNNKITWTSLGELQVEGEKFIKSFISANGGNLYISNYNDGFIKISPEKNLVKKIKDIPNNIWSISEYKDDIFLVNDGNKIYVYDKSIVLKKTIKTSLPYGPKSILVINKKAFVGTKSGLYLINIENGKERKLNNELIVSIKYNKDLDQFYSSNFKGEVQVLSITGEVIEEINTKFSYPIYDMVKIDSKLWIASQAGLLIWENNKITEVFNEDIVFNIAVKNNKVYFGTRSSIYSTDKNIFSKPKIIFNRKKVIYSIAFVDNIMVASSNREVYIIDTNTNITHTLSVENGVLKDYNTQSLLTLNKSVLFGGGEGLSLVEPKKILSAISENSISTIKLSDFLLFNTPVRVGSKILKKPINNLDQIILKHSDYPFTIKFNVLGKNNNDFEFFYYLEGLERNWLSTKGNNNVTYTNLSADKYTFKLYAQNRLSGRKTDIKSIKILVTPPWWLSLEAKLVYGLFILALIIISFKIIIRRREIQKQIAQSEERLKLSLWGSGDEMWDWDIESGKIYRSNIWGSLDFPQDGRRSGNADEESNIHPLDRDRVTKALNDHFNAITDHFEIAYRVKARNQQWIWILDRAKIVERDQKDQPLRMTGTIKDINNIKQAEEQLRLFARAIENISEGMFILDEKYQFVEVNNACCELTASTKEKFVHEILNFTRYPASYSEQIRNLLKQQGRWSGEIEASKGKDGFFLIELTIDAIYNEQGETSHYVGVFSDITRRKQQEEELRKLTNNDLLTGLPNRSSLQVTLSNLVKKDIHHTLMVLDLDNFKRINDSLGHQIGDDLLIGVAERIQSTIPKHASLYRLGGDEFALLVDQLPDIGSCAAIATQVINCLKPAFTVNNDSLVLGISIGIVLYPEDEQNEQALLRKADIAMYHAKSGGGNRYQFYSESLNQNALRQLEIESLIREALKDDLFEVYYQPKVDVKKDRLTGMEALVRLNHPKLGLIGPNEFIPLAEENGLIVEIGDVVMRKACFAAQKWLELGLFSGRVAVNLSSKQFALPDLLLRIESILRLTKLPAEHLELEITESTVIKNPEQAIKVMQQLAKMGISLALDDFGTGYSSLSYLKRFPINCLKIDKTFVDDIDKSDRDLKMVDSIITIAHNMGLTVVGEGVEQTSQLNILKALNCEEIQGYIYSKPIKEADFELMLTADKLKFDTLNGRLMKK; translated from the coding sequence ATGCCTAAAATTTTATTGTTAATCTGTGTTTATTTTATTTGTAGCTTTGGCGTAACAGCCATTGAAGCTGACAACACCGAATCAAATTTTGATATTCTACTCAATCATACCAATTATGGTGTTGCCGATGGTTTATCACAAGATACCGTTACCGCCATTGTAGAAGACAAAGAGGGCTACGTTTGGGTTGGTACCATCAATGGCTTAAACCGTTTTGATGGTAACGAGTTTAAACAGTTCTATGCTGGTGACGATGCAAAGTCTCTCCCCAGTTCTTTTATCCGCAATTTGCTTATAGATGATAATGGCGTGCTGTTAGTTGGGACGGATAAAGGTCTCGTTCAATTTGATAAAGAAACAGAGTCATTCAGTAGAAACAGTATTTCTACTCAAATTGGTGATCAAGCCATTTGGTCAATATCAAAACAAGATGATAAAATTTTCATTGGTTTAAATGGTAAATTTGTGACCTATGAAGAAAGCAATAATCAGTATTTAATTTTTGAAGATGACAATCTAAAAGAAATAAAAAACATCTTAAAGTTTAATGGTATTTTTTACATTAGAAACTATGAAGGTAGTGTTTTTACAAATAATACGAATACTACAAAAAAAATAATAAGCAAATCTAACGATATTATAATATTTAAGAACAATGTAATTGCCGCAACAGATCAAGGCATATATATTATTAATGAAAAAATTAAAAAAATATCTAAATTAAAGCTTATAGATTTATCCATCGATTATACTAATATGAACAATGTCATAGGATTGTACGAAAACAAAATATTTAGTCTTAAAAAAAACAATAATAAAATAACATGGACATCATTAGGAGAACTTCAAGTTGAGGGTGAAAAGTTCATTAAATCTTTCATATCAGCCAATGGGGGAAACCTTTACATATCCAATTATAATGATGGATTCATAAAGATATCACCAGAAAAAAACTTAGTAAAAAAAATCAAAGACATTCCAAATAACATATGGTCGATTTCAGAATATAAAGATGATATTTTCCTAGTTAATGACGGAAATAAAATATATGTATATGACAAAAGTATAGTTTTAAAGAAGACGATTAAAACATCATTGCCATATGGGCCAAAATCAATATTAGTGATAAACAAAAAAGCTTTTGTTGGCACTAAGTCTGGACTATATTTAATAAATATTGAAAATGGAAAAGAAAGAAAACTAAACAATGAGTTAATTGTCAGCATTAAATATAACAAAGATCTAGACCAATTCTATAGTTCAAACTTCAAAGGTGAAGTGCAAGTTTTATCGATAACGGGTGAGGTTATTGAAGAAATAAATACTAAATTCAGTTACCCAATCTATGATATGGTTAAGATTGACTCTAAATTATGGATTGCATCACAAGCAGGGCTACTTATATGGGAAAATAATAAAATAACCGAAGTTTTTAATGAAGACATTGTGTTTAATATCGCGGTTAAAAACAATAAAGTATATTTTGGCACTCGAAGTTCTATTTATTCTACAGATAAAAATATCTTTAGCAAACCGAAAATAATATTCAATAGAAAAAAAGTAATATACTCAATAGCTTTTGTAGATAATATAATGGTCGCATCTTCAAATAGAGAAGTTTATATAATTGATACTAATACAAATATCACTCACACACTTAGCGTTGAAAATGGTGTATTAAAAGATTACAACACCCAATCATTACTAACACTGAATAAGTCAGTATTATTTGGGGGGGGTGAAGGTCTTAGTTTAGTAGAGCCTAAAAAAATATTATCTGCAATATCAGAAAATTCTATATCCACTATAAAACTGTCTGATTTCCTTTTATTTAACACCCCAGTCCGCGTTGGTTCAAAAATCCTCAAAAAACCAATAAATAATTTAGATCAAATCATACTAAAACACTCAGACTATCCATTTACAATTAAATTTAATGTTCTAGGGAAAAATAATAATGATTTCGAATTTTTTTATTACTTAGAAGGCCTAGAAAGAAATTGGTTATCTACAAAGGGAAATAACAATGTAACTTATACAAATTTATCAGCTGATAAATATACCTTTAAGTTATATGCTCAAAATAGACTATCTGGTAGAAAAACAGATATTAAGAGTATAAAAATATTAGTAACCCCACCTTGGTGGTTATCTCTGGAAGCCAAATTAGTATACGGACTATTTATATTAGCTTTAATTATCATCTCTTTTAAGATTATAATTCGTCGCCGTGAAATTCAGAAACAAATAGCCCAGAGTGAAGAGCGGTTAAAGCTGTCTTTATGGGGTAGTGGCGATGAAATGTGGGACTGGGATATTGAAAGTGGCAAAATCTACCGTTCTAACATTTGGGGTTCTTTAGACTTCCCTCAAGATGGTCGTCGCTCGGGTAATGCTGACGAAGAAAGTAATATCCACCCTCTCGATAGAGATAGAGTCACCAAAGCGTTAAATGATCATTTTAATGCGATAACCGACCATTTTGAAATTGCTTATCGTGTTAAAGCGCGTAACCAGCAATGGATATGGATATTAGACAGAGCCAAAATAGTTGAACGCGATCAAAAAGATCAGCCGCTACGGATGACGGGCACCATTAAAGATATCAATAATATTAAACAAGCAGAAGAGCAATTACGCTTGTTCGCTAGAGCAATTGAGAATATCTCTGAAGGGATGTTTATTCTCGATGAGAAGTATCAATTTGTTGAAGTCAATAATGCCTGTTGTGAACTAACAGCCTCTACAAAAGAGAAGTTTGTCCATGAAATACTCAATTTCACTCGCTATCCAGCAAGTTATTCTGAACAAATAAGAAATTTACTAAAGCAACAAGGTCGTTGGAGCGGTGAAATTGAAGCAAGTAAAGGTAAAGACGGTTTCTTCTTAATCGAGCTGACAATCGACGCCATATACAATGAGCAAGGCGAAACAAGTCATTACGTTGGCGTGTTTTCCGATATTACCCGCCGTAAACAGCAAGAAGAAGAGCTCAGAAAACTGACTAATAATGACTTACTTACCGGGCTGCCTAATCGTTCTAGTTTACAAGTGACCTTAAGCAACTTAGTCAAAAAAGACATTCATCACACCTTAATGGTACTCGATTTAGATAACTTTAAGCGTATCAATGATTCTTTAGGCCATCAAATTGGTGATGATTTATTGATCGGTGTTGCTGAGCGAATTCAGTCAACCATTCCAAAACATGCCAGCTTATACCGTCTCGGAGGTGATGAATTTGCTTTACTCGTCGATCAACTCCCAGATATAGGTTCTTGTGCCGCCATCGCTACCCAAGTCATTAACTGTCTAAAACCCGCCTTCACTGTTAATAATGACTCACTAGTATTAGGTATTAGTATCGGCATTGTGCTTTATCCTGAAGATGAGCAAAATGAGCAAGCCTTATTGCGTAAAGCGGATATCGCCATGTATCACGCTAAGTCAGGGGGTGGTAACCGCTATCAGTTCTATTCAGAATCATTAAACCAAAATGCTTTACGCCAACTGGAAATCGAAAGTTTAATTCGGGAAGCACTAAAAGATGATTTATTTGAAGTCTATTACCAACCTAAAGTCGATGTAAAAAAAGATCGCCTCACTGGAATGGAAGCGTTAGTGAGATTAAATCACCCTAAATTAGGCCTGATAGGACCGAACGAATTTATTCCCCTTGCTGAAGAAAACGGCCTAATAGTTGAAATTGGTGATGTTGTAATGCGAAAAGCCTGTTTTGCTGCGCAGAAATGGTTGGAACTAGGACTATTTAGTGGTCGCGTTGCAGTCAATTTGTCATCAAAACAATTTGCACTTCCTGATTTACTATTACGCATAGAGTCTATTTTACGCCTCACAAAACTACCGGCTGAACACTTAGAACTGGAAATCACTGAAAGCACTGTTATCAAAAACCCAGAGCAAGCCATTAAAGTGATGCAACAATTGGCAAAAATGGGCATTAGCCTCGCTCTTGACGATTTTGGTACCGGTTACTCTTCTTTGTCATATTTAAAACGATTCCCTATCAACTGTTTAAAAATTGATAAAACCTTTGTTGATGATATTGATAAATCAGACCGAGACCTCAAGATGGTCGATTCTATTATTACCATTGCCCATAATATGGGGTTGACGGTCGTTGGTGAAGGTGTAGAACAAACCTCACAACTCAACATTTTAAAAGCACTTAACTGTGAAGAAATTCAGGGATATATATACAGTAAGCCTATCAAAGAAGCAGACTTTGAGTTAATGCTCACTGCAGACAAACTCAAATTTGACACTCTAAACGGTAGGTTAATGAAAAAATAA
- a CDS encoding insulinase family protein, which translates to MPEFPAVYKSQNDHRQYQYRVLDNQLRVLLVEDMQSNQAAASMAVSVGHFDDPVERPGMAHFLEHMLFLGTEKYPDSGEYHAYINQHGGNNNAWTGTEQTNFFYSINAEALEGSLDRFSQFFIAPKFDLELVDRERQAIESEFSLKLKDDIRRVYQVQKETVNPKHPFSKFSVGNQATLAGKQADIRDELLAFYQQHYSANIMTLCVVAPRPIAELDTIVRQYFSKILNRNVSKHYPSEALITEAQQQTHIQIVPLKDQKRLSICFSLPEIDQFYKRKPLTFISHLLGNESPGSLLSYLKGHGLANHLSAGGGINGYNFKDYSISIQLTDKGFTELNEVVSCVFEYIELIKQQGVQAWRYQERANLLDTAFRFQEQIKTLDLASHLSINMHHYDIENIIYGDYRMDEMLEDETKYLLSLMSATNMRLLTVAKESQVDNQAQWYDTPYQVRPLQAQQIKKWSAVSIREDLKLPEKNPFIVSDPQARANKSNTPVPTIVAEGEGYRIWHKKDDEFNVPKGHLYLSLDSDQASSTPRQAALTRLYVEMLIDYLTEPTYQAEVAGLNYNIYPHQGGITLHLTGFTGNQEKLLTLIIKKARERNFTEQRFNMIKKQILRSWNNVAQAKPISQLFTSLTVTLQKSSFEPTTMAEQLTLLTLDDLHNHVSAFYKKIYLEGLVYGDWLVEEAQLLAKRLQHLLSLVTKPSAEASRELINLDKRGSLLREKTMVHQDSAIIVYYQSRMATPDRMALFSLLNHTMSSTFFHELRTKQQLGYMVGTGYLPLNRHPGMIFYVQSPTTGPRQLLEAIDEFIADFNYAVMQITNQQWESTKRGMIGQIMEHDTNLKTRSQRYWVSLGNRDYEFNQREMVVAEVEKLTRADLIKFMVAHMRSKDCDRLVLFNSGKQHHSQASLRSNNMIVDLKTFKQQTDKFQF; encoded by the coding sequence TTGCCTGAATTTCCAGCAGTTTATAAAAGCCAAAATGATCATCGTCAGTACCAATATCGAGTGTTAGACAATCAACTTCGAGTATTATTGGTTGAAGATATGCAATCGAATCAAGCTGCAGCGTCAATGGCTGTCAGTGTTGGTCATTTTGACGATCCCGTTGAACGGCCTGGTATGGCGCATTTTCTTGAGCATATGTTGTTTTTAGGCACAGAAAAATATCCAGACTCAGGTGAATACCATGCTTATATTAATCAACATGGTGGAAACAATAATGCGTGGACAGGCACAGAACAAACTAACTTTTTTTATAGCATTAATGCAGAAGCTTTAGAAGGTTCGTTAGACCGATTTAGTCAATTTTTCATTGCTCCCAAGTTTGATTTAGAGTTAGTTGATAGAGAAAGGCAGGCAATAGAATCGGAGTTTAGTTTAAAATTAAAAGATGACATTCGTCGAGTCTACCAAGTTCAAAAAGAAACCGTTAACCCAAAACATCCGTTTTCAAAATTCTCTGTGGGTAACCAAGCGACATTAGCAGGTAAACAAGCAGACATTCGGGATGAACTGCTGGCTTTTTATCAGCAACATTACAGTGCTAATATTATGACGTTGTGCGTTGTAGCGCCTCGTCCTATCGCAGAACTCGACACCATCGTTAGACAATATTTTTCAAAAATACTCAATAGAAATGTAAGTAAACACTATCCTTCTGAAGCACTGATAACCGAGGCTCAGCAACAAACACATATACAAATTGTACCGTTGAAAGATCAAAAACGACTCAGTATTTGCTTTTCACTCCCAGAGATAGACCAATTTTATAAACGTAAACCCCTCACCTTTATTAGCCACTTACTCGGTAATGAAAGTCCGGGGAGTTTATTGTCTTATTTAAAAGGACACGGATTAGCCAACCATTTATCTGCTGGCGGTGGCATAAATGGCTACAATTTCAAAGATTATTCGATCAGCATACAGCTAACCGACAAGGGATTTACTGAACTAAATGAAGTGGTCTCTTGTGTCTTTGAATATATCGAACTGATAAAGCAACAAGGTGTTCAAGCATGGCGTTACCAAGAACGAGCCAATCTGCTTGATACTGCCTTTCGTTTCCAAGAACAGATCAAAACCTTGGATTTAGCGAGTCATCTCAGCATCAACATGCACCATTACGATATTGAAAACATTATTTATGGCGACTATCGCATGGATGAGATGCTTGAGGATGAAACAAAATACCTCCTTTCATTGATGTCGGCGACCAATATGCGTCTCCTCACGGTAGCAAAAGAGTCTCAGGTCGATAATCAAGCCCAATGGTACGACACCCCTTACCAAGTTAGGCCATTACAAGCTCAACAAATAAAAAAATGGTCTGCGGTTTCAATAAGAGAAGATCTTAAACTACCTGAAAAAAATCCGTTTATTGTCTCGGATCCACAAGCTCGAGCAAACAAAAGTAATACCCCAGTACCCACTATTGTTGCTGAAGGTGAAGGTTACCGTATTTGGCATAAAAAAGATGATGAGTTCAATGTCCCTAAAGGGCATTTATACTTATCATTAGATTCCGATCAAGCTAGCTCAACGCCAAGACAGGCAGCATTAACAAGACTGTACGTCGAAATGCTTATCGATTACCTGACAGAACCAACATATCAAGCAGAGGTTGCTGGCCTTAACTACAATATCTACCCCCACCAAGGCGGTATTACCCTCCATTTAACCGGCTTTACTGGTAACCAAGAAAAGCTATTAACCTTAATAATCAAAAAAGCACGCGAGCGAAATTTTACCGAGCAGCGCTTTAACATGATTAAAAAACAGATATTACGCAGTTGGAATAATGTTGCTCAAGCCAAGCCAATATCACAATTATTTACCAGCTTAACGGTCACGCTACAAAAAAGCAGTTTTGAACCGACAACAATGGCTGAACAACTCACGCTACTGACCCTTGATGATTTGCATAATCATGTTAGCGCATTTTACAAAAAGATTTATCTTGAAGGATTAGTTTACGGGGATTGGCTGGTTGAAGAAGCTCAGCTACTCGCCAAGCGTTTGCAGCATTTATTATCTTTGGTAACAAAGCCAAGCGCTGAAGCATCTCGCGAACTTATCAATCTCGATAAAAGAGGCTCATTGCTTCGCGAAAAAACCATGGTTCACCAAGATAGCGCGATTATTGTTTACTATCAGTCTCGTATGGCAACACCTGATCGTATGGCATTATTTAGCCTACTAAACCATACAATGTCATCAACCTTTTTCCATGAGTTACGCACTAAACAACAATTAGGCTACATGGTAGGAACAGGCTACTTGCCATTAAACCGACATCCAGGGATGATTTTCTATGTTCAATCCCCCACTACAGGTCCAAGACAACTACTCGAAGCCATAGATGAGTTCATCGCCGACTTTAATTATGCCGTGATGCAAATAACCAATCAACAATGGGAAAGCACTAAACGAGGCATGATAGGTCAAATAATGGAACACGATACTAACCTAAAAACACGCAGCCAACGCTATTGGGTGAGCTTAGGAAACCGCGATTATGAATTTAATCAACGTGAGATGGTCGTGGCTGAAGTAGAAAAGCTCACAAGAGCAGATTTGATTAAGTTTATGGTGGCTCACATGCGCAGTAAAGATTGTGACCGCTTAGTCCTGTTTAACAGCGGTAAACAACATCACAGTCAAGCGAGCCTGCGTTCAAATAATATGATTGTAGACTTAAAAACGTTTAAACAACAGACGGATAAATTTCAGTTTTAG
- the sixA gene encoding phosphohistidine phosphatase SixA, whose amino-acid sequence MQLFLMRHGEAGFDAPSDRERKLTDIGRIHTGFMANWLAKQVSHFDLVIVSPYLRAQQTWQEVSKHLSDPRKWLVLDDVTPSGDAKMTVDIVLAYAEQYKADNVLVIAHMPILGFMVSELVAGIEPPLFATSAVAHIDMHGQHSSFVAMTAPHQVIV is encoded by the coding sequence ATGCAGCTATTTTTGATGCGCCATGGTGAAGCGGGTTTTGATGCACCGTCAGACAGGGAACGAAAGTTAACTGATATTGGCCGTATTCACACAGGTTTTATGGCTAATTGGTTAGCAAAACAGGTTAGCCATTTTGATTTGGTTATTGTGAGTCCTTATTTACGTGCACAACAAACGTGGCAAGAAGTCAGTAAACACCTATCCGATCCCCGTAAGTGGTTAGTGCTTGATGATGTCACCCCCTCTGGAGATGCCAAAATGACTGTTGATATTGTGCTTGCTTATGCAGAGCAATATAAAGCGGATAATGTATTGGTTATTGCACATATGCCTATTTTAGGCTTTATGGTTAGTGAACTTGTGGCAGGTATTGAGCCACCGTTGTTTGCTACGTCTGCGGTGGCTCACATTGACATGCATGGCCAGCACTCTAGTTTTGTGGCTATGACTGCACCACATCAAGTTATTGTGTAA
- the smrB gene encoding endonuclease SmrB, translated as MKDNNYVDLSLFSTLIDGIKPLKQDTHYFKQPVKPKQQFEIKERQIHVDSYFSDTYQPLLPINGPMRWINANTDKLELKRLRRGDYSPDLLLDLHGMRQAEAKLELAALIQACVKQSTICCCVMHGYGMGILKQQTPMWLAQHPNVKAFHQAPKEWGGDAALLVLIDIGEQPHRR; from the coding sequence ATGAAAGACAATAATTATGTAGACTTATCGCTGTTTAGTACATTAATCGATGGTATCAAACCACTAAAACAAGATACCCACTACTTTAAACAGCCTGTCAAACCCAAACAACAGTTCGAAATAAAAGAACGTCAGATCCATGTTGACAGTTATTTTTCGGATACATATCAGCCGCTTCTGCCGATTAATGGTCCTATGCGTTGGATTAATGCCAACACAGATAAGCTTGAATTAAAACGTTTAAGACGTGGTGACTATTCACCTGACCTACTGCTTGATTTACACGGGATGCGTCAAGCTGAAGCCAAACTTGAATTAGCAGCACTTATCCAGGCATGCGTTAAGCAAAGCACAATATGTTGTTGTGTCATGCACGGCTATGGTATGGGGATTTTAAAGCAGCAAACACCAATGTGGTTAGCGCAACATCCAAACGTAAAAGCATTCCATCAAGCACCAAAAGAATGGGGTGGCGATGCAGCGTTATTGGTATTAATTGATATTGGTGAGCAACCTCACCGACGTTAA
- the prmB gene encoding 50S ribosomal protein L3 N(5)-glutamine methyltransferase, which yields MDKIFVDEAVTELRTIADMLRWAVSRFNDANIYYGHGTDNAWDEAIALVFDALHLPEEIGQQVILSNLTSSEKHKIVELIIRRVRERLPVPYLTNKANFAGLEFYVDERVLVPRSPIAEMINYKFSPWLYNKPVNRIMDLCTGSACIAIACAYAFEDAEVDALDISEDALEVAQINVESLGVLERVFPIQSDLFSAIPKGPHYDLIVSNPPYVDAEDIGDMPQEYHHEPAIGLASGNDGLDLTKRILANAADYLTETGLLVVEVGNSMVHLIEQYPDMPFTWVDFEFGGDGVFVLTRDQLVENETLFAIYKDGE from the coding sequence TTGGATAAGATCTTTGTAGATGAAGCTGTCACTGAGTTACGTACCATAGCTGATATGTTGCGTTGGGCTGTCAGTCGTTTTAATGATGCTAACATTTATTATGGCCACGGAACGGATAATGCCTGGGACGAAGCGATTGCATTGGTTTTTGATGCTTTACATTTACCCGAAGAAATCGGCCAGCAGGTTATTTTAAGTAATTTAACCAGTAGCGAAAAACACAAAATCGTTGAATTGATTATTCGCCGTGTACGTGAACGTTTACCGGTTCCGTATTTGACCAATAAAGCCAATTTTGCCGGACTCGAATTTTATGTTGATGAGCGCGTACTTGTACCACGCTCACCGATAGCAGAAATGATCAATTATAAATTTAGCCCTTGGTTATATAATAAACCTGTTAATCGCATTATGGATTTATGTACCGGCAGTGCTTGTATTGCCATTGCTTGTGCCTATGCGTTTGAAGATGCTGAAGTTGACGCCTTAGATATTAGTGAAGATGCACTTGAAGTGGCCCAGATTAATGTTGAGTCTTTGGGTGTGTTAGAACGTGTTTTCCCGATTCAATCCGATTTATTTTCGGCGATCCCTAAAGGTCCTCATTACGATTTAATTGTATCTAACCCTCCATATGTTGATGCTGAAGATATTGGCGATATGCCTCAAGAGTATCATCACGAACCCGCGATAGGGTTAGCGTCTGGTAATGATGGCTTAGATTTAACCAAACGCATTTTGGCGAATGCGGCAGATTATTTGACCGAAACCGGTTTACTTGTGGTTGAGGTGGGTAATTCAATGGTGCATTTGATTGAGCAATATCCTGATATGCCGTTTACTTGGGTTGATTTTGAATTTGGCGGTGATGGTGTGTTTGTATTAACTCGTGATCAGCTAGTTGAAAATGAAACACTTTTCGCCATCTACAAAGATGGTGAATAA
- the aroC gene encoding chorismate synthase, with protein MSGNSIGQNFVVTTFGESHGVALGCIIDGCPPGLELTVEDMQHDLDRRRPGTSRYTTARREADEVRILSGVFEGKTTGTSIGLLIENTDQRSQDYSDIKDTFRPGHADYTYQQKYGMRDYRGGGRSSARETAMRVAAGAVAKKYLKQVHGIEIHGYLAQLGPICAETIDLTQIEQNAFFFPDASKLEALDEYMRGLRKSGDSIGAKITVVATGVPVGLGEPVFDRLDADIAHALMGINAVKGVEVGDGFGVVTQKGSEGRDLMSPQGFASNHAGGVLGGISSGQPVVAHIALKPTSSISVPGQSMTVQGETIEMITKGRHDPCVGIRAVPIAEAMLAIVLMDHLLRHRAQNHDVTRQTPVIGMR; from the coding sequence ATGTCAGGAAATAGTATTGGCCAAAACTTTGTTGTGACAACATTTGGTGAAAGCCATGGTGTTGCTCTAGGTTGTATCATTGATGGTTGTCCTCCAGGGCTTGAGTTAACTGTTGAAGATATGCAACATGATTTAGACCGTCGTCGTCCTGGCACGTCACGCTACACTACTGCCCGGCGTGAAGCTGATGAAGTGAGAATTCTGTCAGGCGTCTTTGAAGGTAAAACGACTGGCACCTCTATTGGTTTGTTGATTGAGAATACCGATCAACGCAGCCAAGACTATTCCGACATAAAAGACACTTTTCGTCCTGGTCATGCTGATTATACCTATCAGCAAAAGTATGGCATGCGTGATTACCGTGGCGGTGGTCGCTCGTCTGCGCGTGAAACCGCAATGCGCGTTGCTGCCGGTGCGGTTGCTAAAAAATACCTTAAACAAGTTCATGGCATTGAAATCCACGGCTATCTTGCTCAATTAGGGCCAATTTGCGCCGAGACCATCGATTTAACTCAAATTGAACAAAATGCATTTTTCTTTCCTGATGCCAGTAAATTAGAAGCATTGGACGAGTATATGCGTGGTTTACGTAAATCTGGTGATTCGATTGGTGCCAAGATAACTGTGGTGGCAACTGGCGTACCTGTGGGGTTAGGTGAACCAGTATTTGATCGCCTCGATGCTGACATTGCCCATGCACTAATGGGCATTAATGCAGTGAAGGGCGTTGAAGTGGGTGATGGCTTTGGGGTTGTCACTCAAAAAGGCTCTGAAGGTCGCGACTTAATGTCACCACAAGGATTTGCGTCGAACCATGCTGGCGGAGTTCTGGGGGGGATTTCATCCGGTCAACCTGTTGTGGCTCATATTGCGCTAAAGCCGACCTCAAGCATTAGTGTGCCTGGTCAAAGCATGACAGTACAAGGTGAAACGATTGAGATGATCACCAAAGGTCGTCATGATCCTTGTGTCGGAATTCGTGCCGTACCCATTGCTGAAGCGATGCTTGCTATCGTGTTAATGGATCACTTATTAAGACATCGTGCTCAAAACCACGATGTGACCAGACAAACGCCCGTTATCGGAATGCGCTAA